In Streptomyces sp. P3, one DNA window encodes the following:
- a CDS encoding HAD family hydrolase: protein MGKQRAAHIVWDWNGTLFHDNDAIIGATNAAFVELGLEPITLEQYRALYCVPVPKFYERLMGRLPTDAEWELMDGVFHRYYAEHRVRCGLTEGAAELLSGWRSAGHSQSLLSMYVHDELVPLVRGFGIEPHFVRVDGRIGPSGGSKAEHMVRHLAALAGVEPARTVVIGDAADDAVAALHAGAKAVLYTGGSHSRASLEGVGAPVVDTLGEAVEMAGRIAA, encoded by the coding sequence ATGGGGAAGCAGCGAGCGGCGCACATCGTCTGGGACTGGAACGGGACGCTGTTCCACGACAACGACGCGATCATCGGGGCGACGAACGCGGCGTTCGTCGAGTTGGGGCTGGAGCCGATCACGCTGGAGCAGTACCGGGCGCTGTACTGCGTGCCGGTGCCGAAGTTCTACGAGCGGCTGATGGGCAGGCTGCCCACCGACGCCGAGTGGGAGCTGATGGACGGGGTCTTCCACCGGTACTACGCCGAGCACCGGGTGCGGTGCGGGCTCACCGAGGGAGCGGCGGAGCTGCTCTCCGGGTGGCGGTCGGCGGGGCACAGTCAGTCACTGCTCAGCATGTACGTGCACGATGAACTCGTGCCGCTGGTCCGGGGATTCGGGATCGAGCCGCACTTCGTCCGGGTCGACGGGCGGATCGGGCCCTCCGGGGGCAGCAAGGCCGAGCACATGGTGCGGCATCTGGCGGCGCTGGCCGGCGTCGAGCCGGCGCGCACGGTGGTGATCGGGGACGCGGCCGACGACGCGGTGGCCGCGCTGCACGCGGGGGCGAAGGCCGTGCTGTACACCGGCGGGTCGCACAGCCGGGCCAGCCTGGAGGGGGTCGGGGCACCGGTGGTGGACACGCTGGGGGAGGCGGTGGAGATGGCGGGGCGTATCGCCGCGTAG